A stretch of the Methylacidiphilum caldifontis genome encodes the following:
- the miaB gene encoding tRNA (N6-isopentenyl adenosine(37)-C2)-methylthiotransferase MiaB: protein MPSVFLKTFGCQMNVRDSEQVLQDFIERGYEIAHSEKHADIILINSCSVRALAEEKAIDKLLSLKVEKKKNPSLILGIIGCMVQNRGREIAEKYHFVDLLLGTQKFHKVAEIADKLFRNPHRGQPYIDLSEEEDAHKSIKKHLSSAANPIAYVSIMQGCSMHCSFCIVPTTRGEERSRPISEIYEEVKSLASASVKEIVLLGQIVNRYGAKEIPWVKGKSPFVQLLEKLSTIEQIKRIRFTSPHPIGFKDDLIQAFKDIPQLCEHVHIPVQSGSDKILKAMRRGYNRSKFLFLVEKLRKAIPQVVLSTDIIVGYPGETEEDFLQTCSLVEEVRFDKAFIFRYSPREGTSAATLADQLSEEVKFERNYRLLELQKKITMEKAQQWVGQVVEILVEGESKKNASKFQGRTRGNHLVIIPKNERWRGEFLPVRIIETTGHTFYGSPVLAGIDESEMALEEDLYPKPMLY, encoded by the coding sequence ATGCCTTCAGTTTTTCTCAAGACATTTGGTTGTCAGATGAACGTACGGGACTCAGAACAGGTCCTCCAGGATTTTATTGAACGAGGATACGAAATCGCCCATTCCGAAAAGCATGCTGATATTATTCTCATTAATAGCTGTTCGGTTAGGGCATTGGCTGAAGAAAAAGCTATAGATAAGTTGCTATCCCTGAAGGTCGAAAAAAAGAAAAACCCCTCCCTTATCTTGGGAATCATAGGTTGTATGGTTCAAAACAGGGGCAGAGAAATAGCTGAAAAATATCATTTTGTGGATCTATTGCTGGGTACACAAAAATTCCATAAAGTAGCCGAAATTGCAGATAAACTCTTCAGGAATCCCCATAGGGGACAACCCTACATCGATCTCTCAGAGGAAGAAGACGCTCATAAATCGATTAAAAAACACCTTTCTTCCGCTGCCAATCCTATCGCCTATGTTTCCATCATGCAAGGTTGTAGCATGCACTGCTCTTTTTGTATTGTCCCTACAACTCGAGGCGAAGAAAGATCAAGGCCAATTTCAGAAATCTATGAAGAGGTCAAAAGCCTTGCCTCCGCTTCAGTTAAAGAAATCGTGCTCCTTGGCCAAATAGTCAATCGTTATGGGGCTAAAGAAATACCCTGGGTAAAGGGGAAATCCCCTTTCGTCCAACTTCTTGAAAAATTAAGCACTATTGAACAAATCAAAAGAATTCGGTTTACTTCCCCTCACCCTATTGGTTTTAAAGACGATCTAATCCAGGCATTCAAAGATATTCCCCAACTCTGTGAACATGTTCATATCCCTGTACAATCGGGAAGCGATAAGATATTAAAGGCGATGCGTAGGGGATACAACCGTTCAAAATTTCTCTTTCTTGTGGAGAAGTTAAGAAAAGCAATTCCCCAAGTAGTCCTCTCTACGGATATCATTGTTGGATATCCAGGAGAAACCGAAGAAGATTTTCTCCAAACTTGTTCGTTAGTCGAAGAGGTTCGATTTGATAAGGCTTTTATTTTCCGTTACTCTCCTCGCGAAGGAACATCTGCAGCAACCTTGGCAGATCAGCTGAGCGAAGAGGTCAAATTCGAAAGAAATTACCGGTTGCTTGAGCTTCAAAAGAAAATTACGATGGAGAAGGCTCAACAATGGGTAGGACAAGTTGTGGAAATTCTTGTTGAAGGGGAAAGCAAAAAAAATGCTTCCAAGTTTCAAGGAAGAACCCGGGGTAACCATCTTGTGATCATACCTAAAAATGAACGATGGAGAGGAGAGTTTCTGCCTGTAAGGATCATCGAAACTACAGGTCATACTTTTTATGGTAGCCCAGTACTCGCCGGCATCGACGAATCTGAAATGGCTCTTGAAGAAGATCTTTATCCCAAGCCTATGCTTTACTAA
- a CDS encoding amidohydrolase family protein gives MHPRSFVLVARDYRSGLPLEISIEGGIYQRIETKPRENSKSLPWIAPGLFDLQINGFGGVDLNGDDLTKGQFELLCQKLFENGCSHFLATIITRPLASYLGILKKLETLRQELSLNCIGFHLEGPFLSPSSGCRGVHRPEWMTKPDISWLEELFLASQGNLKMITLAPEIEVETSLRFIKKADSLGLAIALGHSEASWEVIQSCVIAGAKLWTHLGNALSHTIPKFNNILLNVIASDLPYVSLIPDGKHIPAVAFRALTSALGPRVILVSDAIAAAAAPAGNYFLGQIELEVDNQGKATEKSTGRLGGSTLKPFDGVFVAQQLTGVSWRWWWDAYSVRPAAVLGINHGLKEGNEASFCLLELLPAPVLRALYLKGRKVYP, from the coding sequence ATGCATCCTCGTTCTTTTGTTCTTGTAGCTCGAGATTATCGCAGTGGGTTACCTCTGGAAATAAGTATTGAAGGGGGTATTTATCAGAGAATCGAAACTAAACCAAGGGAAAACTCAAAATCTTTGCCATGGATTGCCCCTGGTCTTTTTGATCTGCAAATCAACGGTTTTGGGGGAGTAGACTTAAATGGGGATGATCTTACTAAAGGACAGTTTGAGCTTCTTTGCCAAAAACTATTTGAAAATGGCTGTTCACATTTTTTAGCTACAATTATTACCCGACCCCTAGCTTCTTATTTGGGTATTCTTAAGAAGCTAGAAACGCTGCGGCAGGAACTTTCTTTGAACTGCATAGGTTTTCATCTGGAGGGACCTTTTCTTTCCCCATCTTCGGGATGCAGAGGTGTACATCGGCCTGAATGGATGACAAAGCCAGATATATCGTGGCTGGAAGAGCTGTTTTTAGCCTCTCAAGGAAATCTCAAAATGATCACTCTGGCTCCCGAAATCGAAGTTGAAACTTCCCTGCGATTTATAAAGAAAGCGGACTCTTTAGGTCTTGCGATAGCTTTGGGGCATTCCGAAGCTTCTTGGGAAGTGATACAATCCTGCGTTATAGCGGGTGCTAAACTATGGACTCATCTAGGCAATGCTTTATCTCACACAATTCCCAAGTTTAATAATATCCTTCTTAACGTCATTGCCTCGGACCTCCCCTACGTTTCTTTAATCCCAGATGGCAAGCATATTCCTGCTGTGGCTTTTCGGGCTTTAACCTCGGCTCTTGGACCCAGGGTAATACTTGTTTCTGATGCCATAGCGGCTGCAGCTGCTCCTGCCGGCAATTATTTTCTAGGCCAGATCGAGCTGGAAGTCGATAACCAGGGAAAGGCGACAGAGAAAAGTACAGGTCGGTTGGGAGGATCGACTTTGAAACCTTTCGATGGCGTTTTTGTTGCCCAACAATTGACTGGAGTATCCTGGAGATGGTGGTGGGATGCTTATTCAGTAAGACCAGCTGCAGTCTTGGGGATAAATCATGGTCTTAAAGAAGGCAATGAAGCCAGTTTTTGTCTTTTGGAGCTGTTACCCGCTCCCGTACTCAGAGCTCTTTACCTTAAGGGAAGGAAAGTGTATCCTTAG
- the purL gene encoding phosphoribosylformylglycinamidine synthase subunit PurL: MRITEQKDAVIEIDKESIAEFQSFGLSEYEYKRLFLLLGRKPTAAELAIFGVMWSEHCCYKSSKKELRKLPSTGKRVLVKAGEENAGVVELEKGWAVVFKIESHNHPSAVEPFQGAATGVGGIFRDILTMGATPICFMNSLRFGDIRKEKSPHAAHNAFLLQNVVAGIAHYGNCVGVPTVGGELAFDQSYEGNPLVNVFCLGVVKVDQIQRGVARGIGNPVFIVGSKTGRDGLKGAAFASRKLEENKSEERPSVQIADPFMGRILMSACLELFQIPGVVVGIQDMGAAGIICSTSETAARAKTGMEINLDDVPLREEDMSAEEILLSESQERMLLIVNKDKEDVARAVFEKWAVPFNRIGEVIQEEKLRFYRWGKLALEISPELIVHKAPVYELQASEPPIKASLSLKGLPEPGDYGNLLREFCALPQNCSRHWIYSQFDYMVGLRTVEDPGLDAAVLRLFLEDKMIRLAITLDGNGRYCGIDPYRGAIMTVAEAVRNLAAVGAIPLGITDNLNFADPNDPFSYWQFKEAVRGIAEACQFFEIPVTGGNVSFYNFSQQSSILPTPVIGAVGLIETDKPLARLSFQQSGDLIVLLGGWGSGLEGSLYLQEWFGQRGGKLPSFSLEAEKKHNKLLYSLVSEGLASSIHDLSEGGLALALVECCVSGHKKLGFSVTFPEELRLDELLFNEAGARSIISLPRENLPSVVKIANSLGVELIVIGEVTENYSLSILHGKRTVEVKGIEIEKRWKNELLNILESKKD, from the coding sequence ATGAGAATTACAGAACAAAAAGATGCAGTTATAGAGATAGACAAGGAGTCTATTGCGGAGTTTCAATCCTTTGGCCTTTCGGAGTACGAATATAAAAGGCTTTTTCTTTTGTTAGGTAGGAAGCCTACAGCTGCTGAGTTGGCTATTTTTGGAGTAATGTGGAGCGAGCATTGCTGTTATAAAAGTTCAAAAAAAGAACTGCGCAAACTACCTTCCACGGGGAAAAGGGTACTTGTGAAGGCTGGAGAGGAAAATGCGGGAGTGGTTGAGTTGGAGAAGGGTTGGGCTGTAGTGTTTAAGATTGAGTCTCATAATCATCCTAGCGCCGTAGAACCTTTCCAGGGAGCTGCGACGGGAGTTGGAGGTATATTCAGGGACATCTTAACTATGGGGGCAACTCCCATTTGTTTTATGAATTCCTTGAGATTTGGTGATATTAGAAAAGAAAAAAGCCCGCATGCAGCTCATAATGCATTTCTTTTGCAAAATGTCGTGGCGGGTATAGCCCATTATGGCAATTGCGTGGGAGTACCGACGGTGGGGGGAGAACTTGCTTTTGATCAAAGTTATGAGGGCAACCCTCTTGTTAATGTATTTTGCTTGGGTGTGGTGAAAGTTGATCAGATTCAGCGTGGAGTTGCTCGAGGGATAGGCAATCCTGTATTTATTGTTGGTTCGAAAACAGGCAGGGATGGACTGAAGGGAGCTGCTTTCGCTTCCCGAAAGCTAGAGGAAAACAAGTCAGAAGAAAGGCCTTCGGTACAGATCGCTGACCCCTTTATGGGAAGGATACTGATGTCTGCATGCCTAGAACTCTTCCAAATACCAGGAGTGGTAGTAGGAATCCAGGATATGGGGGCTGCGGGCATTATCTGTTCGACTTCAGAAACAGCCGCTAGGGCAAAAACAGGCATGGAGATCAATTTGGATGATGTCCCTCTGCGAGAAGAGGACATGAGCGCTGAGGAGATACTCCTTTCCGAGTCCCAGGAAAGAATGCTTTTGATTGTCAATAAAGACAAAGAAGATGTAGCCCGGGCGGTCTTTGAGAAGTGGGCTGTTCCTTTCAACCGGATTGGTGAAGTGATCCAAGAAGAAAAACTGCGGTTTTATCGTTGGGGTAAACTAGCCCTGGAAATATCTCCAGAATTGATTGTTCATAAAGCACCTGTCTATGAATTGCAGGCCTCTGAACCCCCAATCAAAGCTTCCTTATCTTTGAAGGGCTTACCTGAACCTGGGGATTACGGAAATCTTTTGCGAGAGTTTTGTGCATTACCTCAAAATTGCTCAAGGCATTGGATTTATAGCCAATTTGACTACATGGTTGGGTTGAGAACTGTCGAAGATCCTGGCTTGGATGCAGCGGTGTTACGCCTTTTTCTAGAGGATAAGATGATCCGGTTGGCAATAACCCTCGATGGTAACGGCCGGTATTGCGGAATCGACCCTTATAGGGGAGCAATAATGACGGTAGCTGAAGCGGTGAGGAATCTTGCCGCTGTTGGTGCTATTCCTTTAGGCATTACAGATAATCTAAATTTTGCGGATCCTAACGATCCTTTTTCTTATTGGCAATTTAAAGAAGCCGTAAGAGGCATTGCCGAGGCTTGTCAGTTTTTTGAGATACCCGTGACGGGGGGTAATGTTAGCTTTTATAATTTTTCACAACAAAGCTCGATATTACCTACTCCCGTAATTGGAGCTGTTGGACTTATCGAGACTGACAAACCCTTAGCTAGGCTATCTTTCCAACAATCGGGTGATCTCATCGTCCTGCTTGGAGGTTGGGGCAGTGGACTGGAAGGTTCTTTGTACCTTCAAGAATGGTTTGGACAAAGGGGAGGAAAGCTTCCTTCTTTTAGCCTGGAAGCCGAAAAAAAACATAACAAGTTATTATACTCTTTGGTTTCCGAAGGTTTAGCCAGCAGTATCCATGACTTATCCGAAGGAGGACTTGCCCTAGCATTGGTGGAATGTTGTGTAAGTGGACATAAGAAACTAGGTTTTTCAGTGACTTTTCCAGAGGAACTTCGACTGGATGAGCTCTTGTTCAATGAAGCGGGGGCTAGGTCTATTATTTCACTACCTAGAGAAAATCTTCCTTCCGTTGTGAAGATAGCTAATAGCCTAGGAGTAGAACTCATTGTTATAGGAGAGGTGACGGAAAATTATTCACTCAGTATACTCCACGGTAAACGGACTGTAGAAGTCAAAGGGATAGAAATCGAAAAAAGGTGGAAAAATGAGCTACTAAATATTTTAGAGAGCAAAAAGGACTAA
- a CDS encoding AI-2E family transporter, which yields MTSPSYQKTARIIASILFVILAIWILRGFIVAMAWAFLIAIATWPFYRWIRTKLPRKIPIWVSSLFFTLLVGVLLFAPLVYGVFKAGQEAIVLGQYIAHAQKEGAPAPDWFQRIPFIGNWLTLRWNANLATPEAASKTLAHIDTAFLFRWGKTIGVQVIHRMEVLAFTLLTLFFLYRDGSILGTKFLAFIRKILGAPGERYAQHLVSVIRGTVNGLVLVSLGEGILLGIAYAVVGLPDPVTLGGITGILAMIPFAAPPVFCTAALFLIAQGMIIQAVAIVIFGFSVLFIADHFIRPVLIGGAVDLPFYWVLLGTLGGLSSFGLLGLFAGPTIIATLLVAWKDFIEKP from the coding sequence ATGACCTCTCCTAGTTACCAAAAAACGGCTCGAATTATTGCCTCTATTCTTTTTGTTATCTTAGCTATTTGGATATTGCGTGGTTTTATTGTGGCCATGGCCTGGGCTTTTTTAATCGCCATTGCAACTTGGCCGTTTTATAGATGGATAAGAACAAAACTGCCTCGGAAAATCCCGATTTGGGTCAGCTCCTTATTTTTCACTCTTCTTGTCGGGGTATTACTTTTTGCTCCGCTTGTTTATGGTGTTTTTAAAGCGGGACAAGAAGCGATTGTACTCGGTCAATACATAGCCCATGCCCAAAAAGAGGGGGCTCCAGCTCCCGATTGGTTCCAACGTATTCCTTTTATCGGCAATTGGTTAACATTACGCTGGAATGCAAATTTAGCTACTCCTGAAGCTGCATCCAAGACCTTGGCTCATATTGATACCGCATTTCTATTCCGTTGGGGAAAAACCATTGGGGTACAGGTTATTCACCGGATGGAAGTCCTCGCTTTTACTCTGCTGACCTTATTTTTTCTTTACAGGGACGGAAGCATACTCGGCACCAAATTTCTTGCGTTTATCCGTAAAATTCTAGGTGCCCCTGGAGAAAGGTATGCCCAGCACCTCGTTTCGGTCATCCGCGGGACGGTTAACGGTCTTGTGCTGGTCAGTCTTGGGGAAGGTATTTTGCTTGGGATAGCCTATGCAGTTGTTGGACTACCGGATCCAGTAACCCTTGGAGGCATTACTGGGATTTTAGCCATGATTCCCTTTGCTGCTCCACCGGTGTTTTGTACCGCTGCCCTATTCCTTATTGCCCAGGGAATGATTATCCAAGCGGTGGCCATTGTGATTTTTGGTTTTAGTGTGCTGTTTATAGCCGATCATTTTATCAGACCTGTTCTCATTGGTGGAGCGGTCGATCTGCCCTTCTATTGGGTTCTTTTAGGAACACTTGGAGGTCTTAGTTCTTTTGGTTTACTTGGACTTTTTGCGGGACCAACGATCATCGCCACTTTGCTCGTGGCATGGAAAGATTTTATAGAAAAGCCCTAA